In Stegostoma tigrinum isolate sSteTig4 unplaced genomic scaffold, sSteTig4.hap1 scaffold_201, whole genome shotgun sequence, the following are encoded in one genomic region:
- the LOC132207905 gene encoding utrophin-like, with protein MNSKMMRYISRTSQEPTPEERAQRIAKAVRKQSTEVKENWEQLKTRASNWQKQVEKALEKLQELQKALDDLEAHVITAEGVHTDWQPVGDLLIDSLQDHIDKTTGKDYLQNLRLGFERQQPLFWRDNGNCRCWRMRDNTVWNWTKTAGQASS; from the exons ATGAATTCAAAGATGATGCGTTACATTTCTAGAACGAGCCAAG aacctaccccggaagagagagcccagagaattgccaaagctgtccgcaaacagtcaacagaagtgaaggaaaattgggagcaattgaaaacccgtgcaagcaactggcagaaacaggtggaaaaggcgttggagaaacttcaagaactgcagaaagctctggatgatcttgaggctcatgtgataacagctgagggggtccacactgattggcaacctgtgggtgacctgcttattgactcattgcaggatcacattgataaaaccaca ggtaaggactatctgcaaaatctgagattgggttttgaaagacagcagcctttgttttggagagataatgggaactgcagatgctggagaatgcgagataacaccgtgtggaactggacgaagacagcaggccaagcatcatcttag